DNA from Sorangium aterium:
CCGCGACCCTCGGCTATTCGCTCGACCAGCGCGCCGTGGGCTCGGGCCTGATGTTCGAGGCGATCGAGGCGGGGATCGCGTACATGTTCGACACGCTCGGCTTCCACCGGGTGATGGCGAACTACCTGCCGCACAACGAGCGCAGCGGCCGGCTGCTCCGGCGCCTCGGCTTCGCCGTCGAGGGGTACGCGCGCGATTACCTGTTCATCGACGGCGCCTGGCGCGATCACGTCCTGACCGCGCTGACCAACCCGAGGTCCGCGCCTCCGGGCGGCTCGCGGACGACAGGGACGGCGCACCCCGTCCGCGGCGCCGGCCCGCGCCACGGTTGATCCGGCCGCTCCCGCGATCGCGCCGCCGCGCCGCAGGGGCCGCTGCGCGGCGTCCAGGCCGCACGCCGCGGGCGGCCGGCGACCGGTTGGCGACCGATCGGTAACCAGGCGAGAACGCTGAAGATTGCGGCTTGCCCGCCCGCGACGGCCGCGCGCCGCGTCTTGCCCCGCAGCGGGTGCCGCCCTAGCTTGTCGCGAGGCGTGGACCGCGAGTGCGGCCGCGACCCGGAGGCACATGTACGGTCCGCAAGGCAACGGTGGCGGCAGCGCACGCAGGCCAGCGCAGCGCTCGACGAAGGTCACGGTCCCCGAGATCCGGTCCCGCAAAGGGGTCTCGCCGATCGCGATGGTGACGGCCTACGACTTCACGATGGCGCGGCTGCTCGACGAGGGCGGCGCCGATCTGCTGCTCGTCGGCGACTCGCTGGGGATGGTCGTGCAGGGGCACACGACGACGCTCCCCGTGACGGTCGAGGAGATCTGCTACCACGGGCGCGCGGTG
Protein-coding regions in this window:
- a CDS encoding GNAT family N-acetyltransferase, which produces MKSPVCIETPRLRLFIPSVELAGRYLAYFERNRDHLARWDPPRPEGFYTEAFWRERLLRDHEDFAADRALRLALQWRGAPGGEVIGVCNFTQFVRGAFQAATLGYSLDQRAVGSGLMFEAIEAGIAYMFDTLGFHRVMANYLPHNERSGRLLRRLGFAVEGYARDYLFIDGAWRDHVLTALTNPRSAPPGGSRTTGTAHPVRGAGPRHG